Part of the Labilibaculum antarcticum genome, AATTTAACGATTAGTTCAGTTAAATCTTTTCCTTTAACTTTTCGCCCCATTGACTTGCCATTCACAAAAAGTTCAGCTTCGTCGCAGTTGGTATAACAATACACAGGAATTGTATCTCCTTCCATTCCTTCCCAATTCCAATGAGGAAGTAGGTGAATCATAGGTTTTGTTGTCCAGTGACTCTGATAAAGGAAAAAACGATCTTTAGGAAATCCACACAAATCAACAGCTCCAAAATAAGAACTATGCGATGGCCAGTCTCCATTCCAATAACCATTGGTTGAGTTGTCTTTCCCTCCGTAAGGAGTTGGTTCTCCCAGATAATCGAAACCAGTCCAGATGAATTCGCCCATGATGTAAGGATTTTGTTCCTGAAAATGAAACTCAACATCAGGAGGATATGCCCATGGTGGACCGATTAAATCGTAACTGCTAACATGAATTGATTCATGAGTTTTGTATTTCTCGATTGGTAAATGATATACACCACGACTACTTGTACAGCTTGAGGTCTCTGAAGCATAAATTGGTAATTCAGGATAAGTTTCACGAATCTCAGCATATTTTGTTGGTTTGTAATTGATTCCAGCAATGTCTGTTTGTTGTGCAAAATTAGATTCGTAAGGAGCTGTATAATTATTCATTCCTACTGTAGTTGGACGTGTTGGATCAATTTCTTTGCAGTAGTCATTCAACATTTTGGCTACTTTCCAACCATTCTTTTTATCTCCTTGTTCCAGTATTTCATTACCCGTACTCCACATGATTACGGAAGGGTGATTGCGGTCTCTTCTCACCATATCTTTGATGTCGCGCTCTGCCCATTCTTCGAAAAAAACATTGTAGCCATTTGGAACTTTTGCTTTTTTCCAAACATCAAAAGCTTCGTCCAATACGACTAATCCTAGTTCATCACACAATTCAAGAAAAACTCGAGATGGAGGATTGTGACTGGTACGAATGGCATTCACACCCATGTCCTTCATAATTTGCAACTTTCGTTGATCGGCTCTACGGTAAACAGCAGAACCTAAAGCTCCATTGTCGTGATGCAAACAAACTCCGTTGAAACGAATTTTTTTGTTGTTTAAGAAAAATCCATCTTTCGTAAAAGCAATCGAACGCAAACCAATACGTGTTTTGTAAGTATCTACCACTTTACCATTTTGAGTAATAGTAGTTAGCGCAGAATATAAATTTGGAGTTTCTGTATCCCAACGAAGCGGGTTGTTAATTTTGCAATATAACCCAGATACTTTAGACGAATTGGCTTCTATTTCAATTGGTTCTTCAACGGAAGCAACCATTTCCCCATTAGGAGCAAAATATTCATGTTTTACGGTAACACTTGCTTTCTGATCACTTTTATTTACAACAGTTGTTTCGTTTTGAACAACTGCAATTTTTTCTGTTACAGTAGGAGTCGTAATGTAAGTTCCCCATTGTGCAACATGCACAGCTTCGTCAATCTTTAGCCAAACAGAACGGTAAAGTCCAGCACCTGGATACCATCGTGATGATAGATCCTGAGGTTGCAGGCGAACGGCAATTACATTTTCCGAACCATCATATTTTAATTCTTTACTGATATCAAATTCAAATCCGA contains:
- the galB gene encoding beta-galactosidase GalB — its product is MNIAKKLLGSLFFLVLILSGYQSAQAQDINFNDSWSFFNEEAKGAEMANFDDSNWRKLDLPHDWAIEGPFDEKYNARCGGLPFHGTGWYRKHFKTPESAKGKVVRLEFEGAMYDAHVWVNGKFVGNRPYGYIGFEFDISKELKYDGSENVIAVRLQPQDLSSRWYPGAGLYRSVWLKIDEAVHVAQWGTYITTPTVTEKIAVVQNETTVVNKSDQKASVTVKHEYFAPNGEMVASVEEPIEIEANSSKVSGLYCKINNPLRWDTETPNLYSALTTITQNGKVVDTYKTRIGLRSIAFTKDGFFLNNKKIRFNGVCLHHDNGALGSAVYRRADQRKLQIMKDMGVNAIRTSHNPPSRVFLELCDELGLVVLDEAFDVWKKAKVPNGYNVFFEEWAERDIKDMVRRDRNHPSVIMWSTGNEILEQGDKKNGWKVAKMLNDYCKEIDPTRPTTVGMNNYTAPYESNFAQQTDIAGINYKPTKYAEIRETYPELPIYASETSSCTSSRGVYHLPIEKYKTHESIHVSSYDLIGPPWAYPPDVEFHFQEQNPYIMGEFIWTGFDYLGEPTPYGGKDNSTNGYWNGDWPSHSSYFGAVDLCGFPKDRFFLYQSHWTTKPMIHLLPHWNWEGMEGDTIPVYCYTNCDEAELFVNGKSMGRKVKGKDLTELIVKFIRYEGETFQSKYRLSWNVPYEAGTIKVVGYKDGKEILTEQISTAGEPAKINLSIDRSEIDADGTDLAYVTVRIEDKDGNICPMADNLVNFSVKGAGELIAVDNGNQISLESFQANHRKAFSGMCLAILRSSKNTGEITLTAKSKKLKSSQISITTK